In the uncultured Methanobrevibacter sp. genome, CTGGATTTGTTCGGATCAGCTGTAATGATTATAATGGGTATTGTAATCATCTTCTCGGCAGGGACAAATTGGCTTTTATTAATTGTTTTATTCCTTGTAATGTCTCTTCTTGCAACAAAATTTTCTAAAAAATATAAGATGTCATTGGGTGAGTTTGAAGGAAGAAGAACTTCCAAAAATGTTATTTCCAATGGTGTGGTTGCTTGTTTTATGGCGGCATTTGGAGGATATTATTCACCCTTAGTTGGAGGTTTTGTAGGTGCCATTGCAACAGCAACATCAGATACGCTGGCTTCCGAGATTGGAGTGCTTGACCAGCACCCTCGTTTGATATCAACTTTTCAAAAGGTGGACCCTGGAACCAATGGTGCGGTATCTGTTTTAGGAACTGCTGTCGGAATTGTCGGTGCGGCAATTATTGGTATTGCAGCATATCTCCTGGGTATCATGCCCAATCCATTAGTTGCAATTATGGTTTCTATAATTTCAGGTACTGTAGGATGTTTTGCAGACAGTTTATTGGGCGCATTTTTGGAAAACAGGCACATAATTACAAATGAGCATGTAAACCTGATTGCAACAATAGTTGGTGCAATTGTAGGTATTTTACTGATGTAATTTTTTTTCTAAATTCAATTTTAACTTTTTAAACTACTTTTTAAACAAATTATTTTAACTATTAAAAATAAAAATTATATTATTATAATTTAGGTGATATTTATGAAAGGTCTTATTTTAATTATGGATGGTATGGGAGACCGTCCGATTAAAGAATTAGGAAATAAAACTCCTCTTGAAGCTGCATACACTCCTAATATGGATAAAATGGCTGAAGAAGGAATTACTGGTATTATGGATTCAATTGCTCCGGGAATTATTCCTGGAAGTGATACTGCACACCTGTCTATTTTAGGATATAATCCTTATGAAGTATACACAGGAAGAGGTCCCTTTGAAGCAAATGGTGTGGGTGTTGAAGTTCTTCCGGGTGATATTGCATTCAGATGCAACTTTTCAACAGTTGATGATGATTTAATCGTTACAGACAGACGTGCAGGAAGAATCAAGGAAGGTACCAAGGATATTGTTGACGTGTTAAACACAATGGTCCTTGAAGATTATCCTGATGTCAAAATCATATTCAAGGAATCTACCGGTCACAGAGCAGTTCTGGTTTTAAGAGGCGAAGGTCTTTCTGGTAAAGTCAGTGATGCAGACCCTAAAGTCGAAGGAAACAAACCTAAAGAAGTTAAAGCTTTAGATGATACTCCAGAAGCAGCAAAAACTGCAGATATATTAAATAAATTAGTTGTTAAAACATATGAAATGACCAAAGACCATCCGGTTAACCTTAAAAGAATTGAAGAAGGCAAACCTCCTGCAAATATTGTAATTCCTCGTGGTGCGGGAGAAGTTCCGGTTGTAGAATCATTAAATGACAAATATGAAGTTAATTCTGCTTGCATTGCTGAAACAGGACTTATTATGGGAATTGGAAGATTTGCCGGAATGGACATTATTGAAATGGAAGATGTAACTGGCGGAATCGATACAAATCTTGACAATATTCGTGATACTATCATAGATCAGGTTAAAAATTCAGATCATGACTTTTTCCTCATTAACATTGACGGCGCTGATGAAGCGGGCCATGACGGTCAGATAAAAGAGAAAAAAGAATTTATAGAAAAAGTCGATGAAGTGGTAATGAGCGAAATTATCAAGCTTGAAGATGTCTATATTTACCTGACTGCTGATCATTCAACTCCTATTTCAGTCAAAAACCACTCCGGAGACCCAGTACCTGTACTGATAAGGGGTCCTGAAGTAAGAACTGACGATGTTGTCGAATTCTCCGAAAGAGCATGTGCAAAAGGAGGACTTAACAGAATCAGAGGCTCAGACGTAATGAACATCATGATGGACTTAATGAATTACGCACATAAGTTTGGAGCATAGGTGAGAAGATGGTAGCTAAAAAACTCTTTGGAACATCTGGAATCAGAGGTTTGATAGGTTCTGAAGTAACATGTGAATTGGCATTGAATGTAGGAAAATCCCTGGCCTATTATTTGGGCAATGAAGGTACTGTTGTACTTGGTTATGATACAAGAACTACAAATCAGATGCTTGACCAGGCAATTTGTGCCGGACTTTTGGAAAGCGGGGTAAATGTTGTTAAAATTGGAATGGTTCCAACTCCATTGGTTGGTTATGCTACCGAAAAATTGGATGCCGATGCAGGAATTATGCTTACAGCTTCACATAATCCGTCCCCATATAACGGGATAAAGTTATGGAACAAGAACGGTATGGCATACACATCTGTTCAGGAATCAGAAATTGAAAAAATCTATTCCGAAAAAGCATATATCTCAGTTTCTTGGGATAAAATTGGTAAATTAAGTGTAAATGAACAAATCAAAGGCCAATACATTGATGATTTGGTTGATTTGGTGGACATTAAAGAAGGATTGAAAGTTGTTGTTGACTGCGCATCAGGTGCCGGAAGCGAAATATCACCTTTAGTATTTAGAAAGGCAGGATGTGAAGTTACAACTCTCAACTCACAGCCCGATGGATTTTTCCCCGGAAGAAACCCTGAACCGAATGCAGATAATCTCCAGAACCTGATGAAAACAGTTGTTGCCATTGGAGCAGACCTTGGAATAGCTCACGACGGTGATGCTGATAGAATGATTACTGTTGATGAGAAAGGAAATATCTCACCATTTGACTCATTGCTTGCATTAATTTCAAAAGAGTTTGACGGTGATGTTGTAACAACTGTGGATGCAGGATTATGCATGGACGAATCCGTAAAAGGCAAAGTATTCAGAACTCCTGTCGGTGATGTCAATGTGGCTGAAGTAATTATTGAAAAAAATGCGGCATTCGGCGGAGAGCCTTCAGGAACATGGCTCCACCCTGACTTCTGCATGTGTCCTGATGGAATTCTCTCAGGTTTAAGAATGGCGGAACTTGTTTCAAACAAAGGAAAATTATCCGACCTGCTTGCTGAAATACCTTCATATCCAAACATCCGTGAAAAGATAACCTGCTCAAAAGAGGCAAAGCTTAAAGTAATGGAAAACATGGAAGACCTTTTAAAGGATGCATTTGATGATATTGCAGATATCAATTCCATTGATGGTGTAAGACTGACATTTGATGACGACAGCTGGGTTTTGGTAAGGCCGTCAGGAACTGAAGACTATGTAAGAATTACTCTTGAATCCCGTGATGCCGGAAGAGCTGAAGAGATTAAAGAAAAATGTGTAAAAATAATCAATGAAAACTTGTAAAGATGACTTTTTCATCTTTAAACTTTTTTTTTAGGGATAGCATGGATCTTAAAGAAACTATATACAAAAGACAATCAATCAGAAAATACGACAAGACTCCCCTTGATGAAGAAACTTTAAATGAGATAAGGCAGTTTATTGACAACGCCCGTGTTTTAAATCCTGATATTGAATGGAGCTATGACCTTGTCGGTGTGAAAAATTTCAGGCTTTTGCAGAGAATCAATGCGCCTCACGCATTGCTTTTGTTTTCACAGCCAAAGCAGAACTGCTTTCAAAATATAGGCTTTATTTTTCAGCAGGTTGATTTGTATCTGCAAAGTAGGGGAATAGGGTCCTGCTGGATTGGTGCGGGACGTCCGAGAAATTATGAAAACCCTCATCCTGACCATGAATTTGTTATCCTGATGGTATTGGGAAACCCTCAGGGTGAAATCTATCGTGAAAGAACTCAATTTCACAGAAAAATTGTATGTGACATTTCAGATGAACGTGACAGCAAACTGAATCCTGCACGTTTTGCACCGTCAGCTGCAAATACTCAGCCATGGTATTTCACTCACAATGATGACGGAACATATAATGTATACCGAAATAAGCGCAAATTTCGTTTAAATAAAAGAATGAACCTCTGGAACCAGGTCGACATAGGAATTGCACTGGCACACATGTATGTTGCAAACCCTGATACATTCAAATTCACTCTTGAGAAATCTCATGAAGAGCTGAAAAACAAGATTTTCGAAGGAAGTTTTGAAATTTAAAATGGAAAAATTATAATTTAAAAAAAGTAAAAGTTGAAGAAGAAAATCTATTCTTCTTCTGCGATAAATGCTTCAATACCTAAAGCTGCGCATTCTGGGCAAACCCAATCTTCTGGCATATCTGCAGGAGTTGCTCCAGCAGGAATATTGTATGCAGGGTCACCTTTTTCTGTATCAAATCTGTATTCACAATGTAAACAAACATATACTGTCATTTTATTAATCTCCTTTTGTGTTTTTGCTATTAGCATAGCTAATATAATTTCTACTATATTTCACATATTATTTATAATTAGTTATTTGAATTAGAAAAATTAATTTATAGGTAATGAGTAAAACATATAATATTATTATATAATTTTTATGGGGATAGAAAAGTGAAAGCGATTATATTAAGTGCCGGTGAAGGTTCTAGAATGAGGCCATTAACACTTACAAAGCCTAAAACCATGTTGCCGGTAGCCGGAAAACCAATTATTCAGTATAATATTGAATCATTAAGAGACAATGGCATTAAGGATATTTTATTGGTTGTCCGTTATAAAGAAGAAATGGTCAGATCATACTTTGGAGACGGCAGTGAATTTGGTGTAAACATTACTTATGAAACTCAGCAGGATTTCCTGGGTACTGCAAATGCTATTTCTTATGGAAAGAATTTTATTGATGACAGTCTTGTTGTTTTAAATGGAGATATCATTTTGGACAATGAAATCATCAATGAAATCATCAAAAAGTACAATTATCTTAAACCTGACACACTGATGGTTTTGACTGAAGTGGAAGACCCTTCCGCTTTTGGTGTTGTTGAAATAGAGGACGGCAACATTAAAAAAATTGTTGAAAAGCCGAAAAAAGAAGAGGCACCGAGCAACCTTGTCAATGCAGGTATCTATATATTCAACAAAGACATTTTTGATAAAATTGATAAAACAGAAATTTCCGAACGTGGAGAATATGAAATTACTGATTCAGTAACTTTACAGATTGCTGACGGCAAAAAGGTAATAGGACATAAAACCAACAAGGATTGGATTGATGTTGGTAGGCCATGGGAGCTGATTGAAGTTAATGAAGAGCTTATCAGCAATTTAAAAACTGAAATAAAAGGTACAATTGAAGAAGGAGCACATATCCACGGCGAAGTCTTTTTGGATGAAGACAGCATAATCCGTGCGGGAGTATATATTGAAGGCAATGTCTATATCGGAAAACACTGTGATATAGGTCCTAACTCATATATTCGTGGAAATTCATACTTCGGGGACAATGTTCAGGTGGGAAATGCTGTTGAAATCAAAAACTCAATTGTCATGGAAAATACCAATGT is a window encoding:
- a CDS encoding TIGR00297 family protein; translated protein: MVEAVMINWVYVVLLFILGFITYYRKSLDLFGSAVMIIMGIVIIFSAGTNWLLLIVLFLVMSLLATKFSKKYKMSLGEFEGRRTSKNVISNGVVACFMAAFGGYYSPLVGGFVGAIATATSDTLASEIGVLDQHPRLISTFQKVDPGTNGAVSVLGTAVGIVGAAIIGIAAYLLGIMPNPLVAIMVSIISGTVGCFADSLLGAFLENRHIITNEHVNLIATIVGAIVGILLM
- a CDS encoding 2,3-bisphosphoglycerate-independent phosphoglycerate mutase, with amino-acid sequence MKGLILIMDGMGDRPIKELGNKTPLEAAYTPNMDKMAEEGITGIMDSIAPGIIPGSDTAHLSILGYNPYEVYTGRGPFEANGVGVEVLPGDIAFRCNFSTVDDDLIVTDRRAGRIKEGTKDIVDVLNTMVLEDYPDVKIIFKESTGHRAVLVLRGEGLSGKVSDADPKVEGNKPKEVKALDDTPEAAKTADILNKLVVKTYEMTKDHPVNLKRIEEGKPPANIVIPRGAGEVPVVESLNDKYEVNSACIAETGLIMGIGRFAGMDIIEMEDVTGGIDTNLDNIRDTIIDQVKNSDHDFFLINIDGADEAGHDGQIKEKKEFIEKVDEVVMSEIIKLEDVYIYLTADHSTPISVKNHSGDPVPVLIRGPEVRTDDVVEFSERACAKGGLNRIRGSDVMNIMMDLMNYAHKFGA
- the glmM gene encoding phosphoglucosamine mutase, which gives rise to MVAKKLFGTSGIRGLIGSEVTCELALNVGKSLAYYLGNEGTVVLGYDTRTTNQMLDQAICAGLLESGVNVVKIGMVPTPLVGYATEKLDADAGIMLTASHNPSPYNGIKLWNKNGMAYTSVQESEIEKIYSEKAYISVSWDKIGKLSVNEQIKGQYIDDLVDLVDIKEGLKVVVDCASGAGSEISPLVFRKAGCEVTTLNSQPDGFFPGRNPEPNADNLQNLMKTVVAIGADLGIAHDGDADRMITVDEKGNISPFDSLLALISKEFDGDVVTTVDAGLCMDESVKGKVFRTPVGDVNVAEVIIEKNAAFGGEPSGTWLHPDFCMCPDGILSGLRMAELVSNKGKLSDLLAEIPSYPNIREKITCSKEAKLKVMENMEDLLKDAFDDIADINSIDGVRLTFDDDSWVLVRPSGTEDYVRITLESRDAGRAEEIKEKCVKIINENL
- a CDS encoding nitroreductase family protein gives rise to the protein MDLKETIYKRQSIRKYDKTPLDEETLNEIRQFIDNARVLNPDIEWSYDLVGVKNFRLLQRINAPHALLLFSQPKQNCFQNIGFIFQQVDLYLQSRGIGSCWIGAGRPRNYENPHPDHEFVILMVLGNPQGEIYRERTQFHRKIVCDISDERDSKLNPARFAPSAANTQPWYFTHNDDGTYNVYRNKRKFRLNKRMNLWNQVDIGIALAHMYVANPDTFKFTLEKSHEELKNKIFEGSFEI
- a CDS encoding rubredoxin, whose amino-acid sequence is MTVYVCLHCEYRFDTEKGDPAYNIPAGATPADMPEDWVCPECAALGIEAFIAEEE
- the glmU gene encoding bifunctional sugar-1-phosphate nucleotidylyltransferase/acetyltransferase; translated protein: MKAIILSAGEGSRMRPLTLTKPKTMLPVAGKPIIQYNIESLRDNGIKDILLVVRYKEEMVRSYFGDGSEFGVNITYETQQDFLGTANAISYGKNFIDDSLVVLNGDIILDNEIINEIIKKYNYLKPDTLMVLTEVEDPSAFGVVEIEDGNIKKIVEKPKKEEAPSNLVNAGIYIFNKDIFDKIDKTEISERGEYEITDSVTLQIADGKKVIGHKTNKDWIDVGRPWELIEVNEELISNLKTEIKGTIEEGAHIHGEVFLDEDSIIRAGVYIEGNVYIGKHCDIGPNSYIRGNSYFGDNVQVGNAVEIKNSIVMENTNVSHLSYVGDSVIGSNCNIAAGTNIANLRFDNKPVKTKIKDAMIDSGRRKLGSIIGDSVKTGINSSFSPGVKVGHNSTIGSGVLLYDDVPSDTRVLVKQNHIIQDKNKKKE